atatgcaaatgaaatgattttttatttatttaaattagaaatttatttatgttaaattactataaaattgtttagcattatttaaaaattttacattcaaatttataaaatttttatttttaaaataactcaaatatttatatagaaattattaaattttacacattttaaaaatatacaatgatttaaaagaattgataaagttgatataaacttattttattttatgaaatactattgataaacaagttcagagttaaaattaatttcgaattttttattaacattatttttttaacaattttaaaataattttaaataaattttaatataagatataaatatagataaatttaattttattaaaatatttcaataacagtataaattttaataaaaatatttatataatattaaaaaaaattgttttaagttgaaaaaaaatgaaattgctctatttaaaaaagaaaaataaatcaaattaagacaaaagaaaaatataaatatcaagaCAATAATATCTAATATATGATTAATAGTAATACTCACGTCacattattataaatgatatcattttaacaataacaaattattaataaaaaagtaaaaataaaaaaccttatAACACTgctattataatattaactaaaaaaccTAATtgcatcaaatattttaaaataaatactacaTGGAAacgaataaaaataaaaatatcaatatttccCTAAAACATGCAGTGACAAAggaaatgttttctttttttaaattcattaatcaAATTGTTTTCTTATCATTAATGTCGGTcgttatttttcaattataaaaaagaaaatcccaaccaatgttaaatgaaaatcttccaagcattttagaaaaaataaataaattctaataattttttgataaaaaataccatttcatttaaatatccaaccaaaaataaataatgtcaaTAGATGTCATACAAAAACCAAATTGACACggataaagaaaacaatatagTTAACATTTGAccaataaaatcttaaataatatcaattaaaaacataGTTGGCTAATAAATGAGAATttaatattagaagaaaaaaaatctagaaaattACAGCTAAAAGAAACACAATGTCTAACTAATGACgtcaatttaaaatacaataccAACTGACCATGCTTGGGTATCCTGTAAGTggataatttcaaatcaaaaccaatattacaatatttcgaccaagttcaaataaaaaagaatacagAAAATATAAGtagtttcaaataattttttcaatagtcaatattttaattttttaaaatgtattcaATACATTATATCTTACCATAGAAAATTacatttctataaattaaattatcctCTAATTTCTTTCTaagatgttaaaaaaattatatgcacAAAACAAACAAAGTTGTTGCATGTAATGCAACACAAGCAGACATagtgaaattataaaaagtaaatgaacataaaaattgtagaaagagagagaaagacaaAGGAAAGCACAGAGGAAAATTGAGACAGAGACAGAGACAGAGAGAGAGTGGGTTTCTAAAGTTCATCCAGTATAAAAAAACGATGAGAGAATAACAAGGAGAGTAACACTTCCAACATTAATAAAACCAATGCCTACACTTCAATTCTCACTCCTCATCTCCAAATCGCAATAAATTCTCGCGGCAAAACCTGAATAGcgttttttaattcttttcgaGATTCGTTCTTCGATGGGATTGTCGCGCAACGCGGCGTCGCAGCCGGAGATCGATGACGCCGGTGGTGACATTGGATTCCACGCGATCCGCGGCGGATTCCCCTTCAAGAGAAACCCTAGCCACTACCGGCACCGGGGGTCGTTCGATCGGCAATTGCCGCGGACGAGCaccagcagcagcagcaacagcAGCAGCCGATCTCACCTGCACAGCCGCCTCACGCGCAAGGGCTTGTTGCTGTGGCTCTTCCCCTTCTCCAAGTCCAAGTCCGGATTGTATGCCCTCATTATTGCCGTTGTGTTTCTCTTCGCGTTCGCCTCCATGGTTATGCAGAACTCCATCACCTCCGTCTTCCGCCAGCGCGCCGAGCGAGGCCGTTACCGCCTGGGAGGGCTTCGCTTCGGGACCACGCTCCGCTTCGTGCCTGGGAGGGTTTCGCAGGGGTTCCTCTCCGGCAACGGTCTCGATCGGATTCGCTCCCTGCCCAGGCTTGGCCTTCGACCGCCCAGGATAGCTCTCGTGAGTTCCTTTTTCTTCGGAATCCGTGTTGTGTTTCTTTCGTTGTTTGTGGATACTCATAATAGTGTGTGAATGTTTGATGCCGCGTGTTGCTTTTTTAGTCGGGGATAATTGACTGTGTTTGAGGAGTTAGTTGTTTTGTTAGGATCTTGTTAACTATTGAGCTTAAATGTTTAGTTAATGTGAGATACAGTGTGTTTTATTTGAAGGATTCGTTGAACTGTGATAGGAGAATCGTGCAATCAAGGTGGGGTGAGGGGGTGGTCTGTGGGAGGGTTCTgtctgtttgtttcttttctttcaatgttGTTTATATAATGTGGCAAGGGCTCTATTAGTTATGATGAGTTATGGCAATGCCAAACCATccttaattgttttaattgcTCATATCTGTTTTGTTTGATTAGTTGATTGTAGgatatctatttttattatggATGCTTTTTTGTTGGTAGAATTTTGAATTCCCGTTCCACTTACTTAGTTCTGGACTCTTGGTTGGTCCTTGAGCTTAAAATTTGCTCTTCTTCCCCGGTTTCAAATAAaattctctattttttattaaggcTTACTGGAACAGAATGTCAATAATCTAGAAATATCTATGGCTTAGAGACATTCCTGATTTGCTTAAGAAGTTTAACGTCTGGAAGTAACAGAGTGCCCCAGGCCAGAGTGACCCCCCTGGAATGCTATACTTATACAttgaacaaatttaaaatgCTATTATTAAGTACTTCTTTTGGTACAttgaacaaatttaaaatgCTATGATTGCATTTGTACGAGGAAAAGATGAATAGCCAATGCTTGGTGCACATCATTACTTTTGGCattccttttattttcctatGCACATATTATCAATAAAGATTGGATGCATTCTTGGTACAGCAATGCATGTGCAAATTAAATTCTCAGGATTTGGGCCTAGGTCGTTACTCAACCCAACAAATTTGACCTGTGAAGTGAAGATTTCCCAAGCCTTACAAGGATTACATTAGGCATATATTTAGTTGACAAAGGAGCTCAACATAAATTGTACAGCTTTATTAATGGCCTTGCTTGCAGTGGCCATAGTTTCCTTAGGATTGCACTTGATACCAGGTTTGATACCCCGAAGAGTGTTAAACTGTCAAAATACTTGCTCATATAGCATCTTATTTTTATCACCCAGCTTGATAgaatttctcaaaattttttttgttggggGTAtggtttaacatattttaatttgtggaaGGTTGAAGAGTTCAACATACTTAGTTCACTTATGTAGTGGGCAAAAACTatgaacctttttttttttttccgcgTGTCTTACTATATTAGAATTTACCATTTCATGGTTGTTACTCTTATTGTTTAGAATTTCTTATGTCAGTCCAAATGTCTGAGAGAGAAGCGATGCTTTACCTCACTGAATTGATGGACCTTGTGGTATAGCATGCTGCAAACTTCTAATTCTAAGTTATTAAAATAGGGTGATTACAAAGTTAATAAAGGATAATGAAGCTCTgttcttctaaaatttaataagttaGGAATCAAAGCGAGTTTGAGTCTTACATTGAGTAGAAAGATGAGAAAGTTGAACAACAAATAACGAACAAGACCCGCAAACCCATTTTTGTAAGGTGTTGGGTAAGAGGTAGTGTTGAGTCTCTTATATGGTTGACTCATAGTTCATTGACCAAGTCTCCCAGATGTATCCCCTCAAAACAGCTAACAATGGTATTAAAACTTATGGTTTCTCTCGGTGACAAACTCAGAGAGGTTTATGGGttctttttgtataaaaaatcttTCTTACTTGTGTTTTAGGCAATCTCGTTAAGATAAACGATGATACAAATAAATGTCAGAATCAAGGGGGTAGTTACTAATGTGAAAGGAACTTACATTTGAGGGGAAgattgtttgaattttaaatgtaaGTTTGAGTCTTACATTGAGCAGAAATCAGAATATCGAACAACATATAAGGAAGAAGACTCAAACGCATAGCTCATTGGTACTGAATTTTCCAGTGTATCTTCTCTCAAAAGACCCAACAGGATAGACACGTCTACTCTCTACTGCTATATACTCTCTACTGCTATATAGTAATCCCAACCCAAGTagaaatgcaaaatcaattcatttttctttttgttttataatgatCAAACATTTATTATGCAGATCTTCTTCCTCTCTGTTATTCAaacaaatgagaaataaaataatacatgttACAACCTGTACTTGAGTTAAGAATCTCTCTCTAAGAACTTTGATTATTACCTTCAGGATTATGGGTCAATGGCTTTTAGGAACAAGCCTTAAAGAGATTCTTAGCTTTTCAACAGCATATggaataacaatatttatagtTTGTGGTCCTGAACTCGACCTAGTATCCCTTGGGACAAAAAGGTTGACCCAAGAGGAATGTTCTATTAGTTTAGCACTCTCGTGTATAGGGCTGATTACATTAACTTCCGTGCCCTTGATTGGGCACATATCAAATCTCTCAAAATTCAACTATGTCATCACTCATTAGCATAGTATCTTGCATGTAAAgctttttacattatattaggATTGCATgcttaatatatttatgtgtgCTTGTTTTGTCCATCAGATTTTAGGGCACATGACAATCGATCCCCAGTCACTGATGTTGGTTACTGTGACTCGGAATCTACAGAAGTTGGGTTATGTTTTCAAGGTAAGGCacacaattttgattttatttgagatttatCTGTGTCATTGGTTCTGACAATGATTTATTCAAAACCTAGACTAGAGATCCTAGTCTGGCAATAATTTATACTTGAATCATTGTCAAAATTGATGatgttaatttatatgtttGGTTTTGTAATTAAGTATAGATTTTTGAGAGGCCATACATTTCCCCATGTGTATTAACAGATATTTGCAGTAGGGCATGGGAAGGCCCACTCGATATGGGAAAGCATAGGTGGTGGAATCTCTCGTTTGAATATAGAAAAGCAAGGCCTGATTGATTGGTCAATGTATGTGTCTTTACTacctttatttttcttgtttgccATGCATTTTAGTTGGGCTGACCTATATCAGTTTGAATGCCTCAACATTATTTTCGTCAGTATATTTTTCGGTATAATTTCTTGTTGTAACACGATGGATGTTAACTTTCggcttccttttcctttttgatTTCTCAACAGTTTTGAAGGTATCATTGTTGGGTCCCTAGAAGCAAAAGAAGCCGTTTCAAGGTTGAGTTTCTTTATCTCAACTGCAAAATGTTTGACTTCTGAACTGTGTGTTAGGCTGGGGTGGGGGTGTTCAAGTTTGATGTCCAGGAGTTGAAACAATATTGCTATTCTTTGAACAGCTGTCCTATGAACTGAAGTTGAGAGattgatttaataattaaatttattccaTTAGTTGTATAAATATGGTTTTTGTTGATAGGATGTACTTTTACAATTTGTTTGGCTGATCAATAGAGGAAATACTTTGTTTGGAATGAAGAGAAATACAATCATACGgaacaaaatcaatatctaATAACGAGAAGTATTTAGTAAGATATTTCCCTGTCAAAACATATCATATCTCCTCACTCAAggtaatcaaataatttttctagCATATTCACATCATATATCTAACACCCCCTTTTCTAGTATATTTATCTTGAGACGGGCTTGCTAAAAATGTCATCAACACAAGACCCCTCGAGAGACTTAGTACACATGTTAGCTAGTTGTTTGTTGAAGTTGACAAAGTAAATAATGACAAATCTAGTAGATAATTCTCCAACACGACTTTCTCAGATAAAGTTACAATCAATCTTCAATATGTTACGTCCTTTCAAATCATATCTTAacaatattttccttttatttctattttggttttgattataaaaaacGTTTGCAGAGGCTTGTAGGTAGAGTAAGCTTAAACCAAATCTTGATATTCAGACCCACTATGGgttttcctttacctttttctttatttagttTGATTATTGAAATTTTTCTGTCTCAAATGCGTATTTGTTGGAAAGCCTTCTTAATTGTAGTCTCTTTGGGAATTGCCTTAATTGCATATTTGGCGAGGTGTGTTTAGTCTTTGATCAAATAGAGATATGAGTTAAATAGAACTTATAAAGCCTAAGCCAAATTCTTGGAATGTTTGTCTATTGATGTTTTTGTCTCCTTGTTTACGAGTACACTTGGGTGAACACATTTTTCCCAGCAATCAGTTTGAGGAAATGAATTCGGAAGGCAGGATGTTTTGATGGCAGTTTAGGGGccatataaattaatatgttatgATTTATCTAACCTTGAAGGGTATTGGTATACTGATGCATTTGCTTCCGTGCTTGCatgttttaatattgaaaatagaTAAACCATTACTTCAATTCTTTGGACCTGTATTCTATCATGTCATGGTTATAGTGGATGGTTAATTGCTATTTAGACAGAATCCAATAATCTGGATTTTAACATTCAGGCAGTAAGCATTCTTTTGACATCTTTCCATCCTTTCTCTTTTCGTATATTGGAGATGTATCTTATTTGGAGTTTTAGATGCTGTGATCAGTGAGTTTTATATTTGTGCAGCCTTATGCAGGAGCCTTTTTGTTCAATACCATTAATATGGATTATTCAAGAAGATAGACTTTCTAGTCGCCTTCCGGTTTATGAGCAAATGGGTTGGGAGCATCTTGTTTCTCATTGGAGAAACGCTTTAAGCAGAGCCAGTGTTGTTGTGTTTCCAGATTTTACTTATCCGGTAAAGATGCTGTCCCAAACATACAACAGCATTAGAATGATAAAATCTATTCTCCATTAGGCTTGCCAAAAAGGTTTGGAAGCTATTgctcatttttttatgttttcctgCACCAGATGTTATATAGTGGGCTTGATACTGGAAACTTCTTTGTGATTCCTGGATCACCAGTAGATGTGTGGGCTGCAGAAAGGTATCGTGAGACCCATGGAAAGGATCAGCTAAGGGAACTTAGTGGATTTGATAAATATGATATGGTGGTTCTAGTTGTTGGGAGCTCAGTCTTCTATGATGACCTATCTTGGGACTATGCTGTTGCAATGCATTCCATAGGGCCTCTTCTGACAAAATATGCAAGGAGGAATGATGCAATTGAgtcatttaaatttgttttcttatgcgGCAATTCTACTGATGGTTCAGAGGACGCTTTACAGGTAGTTTAAGGCCTACATATATCGTGTTGATTGATGGTGATAAAACATAAGACATTTCTAAGAAgttaattgataaataattgaGTATTTACCTTCTATGATTTTCACTTGTCAGGAGGAATttacgtaaaaaaaattatgaaagcaGTTATATTAAGGAAGTTACTTTGCTgtcaaatttgattttattgggTAACTACTTCACAGTACTTGTGGTACTTCTGGAATATGCATGTGCTAAagaatgcttttttttttttttaattgtaaaatagcTTGGATTTAGCCATGTAACTTGTCTGAAGAATGCaccagtttttattttatttttttttcatttttgtattgTATTCTTGTATTTCTGCggtaagaaaaatgataatattggAGGAAGCTTGTCCAAAAGGTCGGGAATTTCTTTAGTGGTTGGGTGGAGGTATGCCAGGATATCAGTAAAAGAATGAGgtttgaaaagaatatttttgtgaagTGAAATAGTGATACTTGAAGAAGGAGAAACAGAATTCTTGAAGACGAGGCTTTGGAATATGTTGTGGCAATCTCTGCTTTATTATATTTGACTTATCCTCAGTGACAATATCTGACATGAACAGATTCATATCAATATCTCAGCttgaatttgttttccttgaatTGCTTATTGATTTATTTGCCATTGATGTAGGAAGTTGCTTCACGTTTGGGACTTCATCAAGGTTCCGTACGGCATTATGGCTTGAATGGTGATGTAAATAGTGTGTTACTAATGGCTGATATCATCCTATATGGTTCTGCTCAGGAGGTGCAAGGTTTTCCTCCATTATTAATCAGAGCAATGACTTTTGAAATTCCTGTTATTGCACCTGATTTTCCagtgttaaaaaaatatgtaagttTGCTCTAgttctttcttttcatattcATTGATTTCTGAAACCATAACTAGTTTCCTTCATTTTCTGAGCTTTTCTCAATTTGCAGATTGTGGATGGAGTACATGGGATATTTTTTCCCAAACAAAATCCTGAAGCTTTGATGACTGCTTTTTCACTTTTGATTTCAAATGGAAGACTTTCTAAATTTGCTAAAGCAATTGCATCATCTGGAAGGAGACTTGCAAAAAATGTATTATCTTTGGATTGCATAACTGGCTACGCAAGGCTTCTGGAGAATGTACTCAGTTTTCCCTCAGATGCTTCACTGCCTGGTCCTGTTTCTGAGATCCAACAGGGGTCATGGGAATGGAATTTATTACAGAATGAAATAAACCTAGGCATTGACTGGTTAAATATGGATGGTGGTTTTCTCAATGGAAAAGTTTCTGTTGTTTATGCTCTTGAGCATGAGTTGGGAGGTCTTAATCATTCAACTAGCGTCTTTGAGAATGGAACAGAGTTTTCAGAGCAAAATGAATTAACCCAGTTGGATTGGGATGTTTTGAGAGAGATTGAAATATCCG
This genomic interval from Vigna radiata var. radiata cultivar VC1973A chromosome 8, Vradiata_ver6, whole genome shotgun sequence contains the following:
- the LOC106772541 gene encoding uncharacterized protein LOC106772541 isoform X1, with translation MGLSRNAASQPEIDDAGGDIGFHAIRGGFPFKRNPSHYRHRGSFDRQLPRTSTSSSSNSSSRSHLHSRLTRKGLLLWLFPFSKSKSGLYALIIAVVFLFAFASMVMQNSITSVFRQRAERGRYRLGGLRFGTTLRFVPGRVSQGFLSGNGLDRIRSLPRLGLRPPRIALILGHMTIDPQSLMLVTVTRNLQKLGYVFKIFAVGHGKAHSIWESIGGGISRLNIEKQGLIDWSIFEGIIVGSLEAKEAVSSLMQEPFCSIPLIWIIQEDRLSSRLPVYEQMGWEHLVSHWRNALSRASVVVFPDFTYPMLYSGLDTGNFFVIPGSPVDVWAAERYRETHGKDQLRELSGFDKYDMVVLVVGSSVFYDDLSWDYAVAMHSIGPLLTKYARRNDAIESFKFVFLCGNSTDGSEDALQEVASRLGLHQGSVRHYGLNGDVNSVLLMADIILYGSAQEVQGFPPLLIRAMTFEIPVIAPDFPVLKKYIVDGVHGIFFPKQNPEALMTAFSLLISNGRLSKFAKAIASSGRRLAKNVLSLDCITGYARLLENVLSFPSDASLPGPVSEIQQGSWEWNLLQNEINLGIDWLNMDGGFLNGKVSVVYALEHELGGLNHSTSVFENGTEFSEQNELTQLDWDVLREIEISEENEMFETEEVEERMEKDVGVWDNIYRNARKSEKLKFEVNERDVGELERTGQPVCIYEIYNGAGVWPLLHHGSLYRGLSLSRRGQRQSSDDVDAVGRLPLLNDTYYQEILCEMGGMFAIANRVDNIHRRPWIGFQSWRAAGRKVALSMKAEKVLEQKMQENSRGDVIYFWGHLDMDPSIIGNNNAISFWYMCDILNGGNCRTVFQDGFRQMYALPPDVEALPPMPEDGGYWSALHSWVMPTPSFLEFIMFSRMFVDSIDALRRDSSKHGLCLLGSSEIETKHCYCRVLELLINVWAYHSARRMVYINPNTGSTEEQHPIEQRKGFMWVKYFNFSLLKSMDEDLAEAADDGDHPRDMWLWPMTGEVHWHGVFEREREERYRLKMDKKRKTKEKLFERMKYGYKQKSLGR
- the LOC106772541 gene encoding uncharacterized protein LOC106772541 isoform X2, yielding MGLSRNAASQPEIDDAGGDIGFHAIRGGFPFKRNPSHYRHRGSFDRQLPRTSTSSSSNSSSRSHLHSRLTRKGLLLWLFPFSKSKSGLYALIIAVVFLFAFASMVMQNSITSVFRQRAERGRYRLGGLRFGTTLRFVPGRVSQGFLSGNGLDRIRSLPRLGLRPPRIALILGHMTIDPQSLMLVTVTRNLQKLGYVFKIFAVGHGKAHSIWESIGGGISRLNIEKQGLIDWSIFEGIIVGSLEAKEAVSSLMQEPFCSIPLIWIIQEDRLSSRLPVYEQMGWEHLVSHWRNALSRASVVVFPDFTYPMLYSGLDTGNFFVIPGSPVDVWAAERYRETHGKDQLRELSGFDKYDMVVLVVGSSVFYDDLSWDYAVAMHSIGPLLTKYARRNDAIESFKFVFLCGNSTDGSEDALQEVASRLGLHQGSVRHYGLNGDVNSVLLMADIILYGSAQEVQGFPPLLIRAMTFEIPVIAPDFPVLKKYIVDGVHGIFFPKQNPEALMTAFSLLISNGRLSKFAKAIASSGRRLAKNVLSLDCITGYARLLENVLSFPSDASLPGPVSEIQQGSWEWNLLQNEINLGIDWLNMDGGFLNGKVSVVYALEHELGGLNHSTSVFENGTEFSEQNELTQLDWDVLREIEISEENEMFETEEVEERMEKDVGVWDNIYRNARKSEKLKFEVNERDVGELERTGQPVCIYEIYNGAGVWPLLHHGSLYRGLSLSRRGQRQSSDDVDAVGRLPLLNDTYYQEILCEMGGMFAIANRVDNIHRRPWIGFQSWRAAGRKVALSMKAEKVLEQKMQENSRGDVIYFWGHLDMDPSIIGNNNAISFWYMCDILNGGN